One genomic segment of Polyangiaceae bacterium includes these proteins:
- a CDS encoding kelch repeat-containing protein, with amino-acid sequence MLRRLTAAAFMLSIGPSVLASGCSSESSDGAGGGGNAGAGAQGGSAGQTASCDPSPQRCDPLGLDRPFRVSEHSAVYAQDRLEMIVFGGTNATPKQCEFPPPQYNGETWIFDDPCGKWTQVQGGGPSPRGRHNAAYGDGKVWLFGGRYRDSAAAGTAPYTLYDDLWAFDTSARTWSQVAVAGAPPPRVNAALVWDDKRHRLWLYGGNSATSGSTYTALGDLWSFDPMAGSWQQHAPAGELPAARLFHAGLYDAKRDRFVIYGGTDKFQVSGTIQYMRDIWALDLETVTWTRLTDGLATGPDGRFWAGLVHDTAADEYLLFGGHDDTTLGNRNDVWRFAPDGLAWTQVDLGDPLKTQPVDFCNFPPDFTEVKVALPERRSAHSMVYGTTCGRTLIFGGKTDCGAVDDVWGVKALTFEERSAATEGEVCHRWRPDPGACSNLCN; translated from the coding sequence ATGCTTCGACGCCTGACCGCTGCTGCCTTCATGCTCTCAATCGGCCCGTCCGTCCTTGCTAGCGGTTGTTCGAGTGAATCGTCCGACGGCGCGGGCGGTGGCGGCAACGCTGGCGCGGGCGCCCAAGGTGGAAGCGCTGGACAGACCGCGAGCTGTGATCCCTCGCCGCAGCGCTGCGACCCCCTCGGACTAGATCGCCCGTTCCGCGTCAGCGAGCATTCTGCGGTCTACGCGCAGGACCGTTTGGAGATGATCGTGTTCGGCGGCACCAACGCGACGCCCAAGCAGTGCGAGTTCCCGCCTCCCCAGTACAACGGCGAGACTTGGATCTTCGATGACCCCTGCGGCAAGTGGACGCAGGTGCAGGGGGGCGGCCCGTCGCCCCGCGGCCGACACAACGCCGCCTACGGCGACGGCAAGGTTTGGCTGTTCGGTGGGCGCTATCGAGACTCCGCTGCAGCCGGCACCGCGCCCTACACCTTGTATGACGATCTGTGGGCCTTCGACACCTCGGCACGCACCTGGTCTCAGGTTGCCGTCGCCGGAGCTCCGCCTCCCCGCGTCAATGCTGCCCTGGTGTGGGACGACAAGCGTCATCGCTTGTGGCTCTACGGTGGCAACTCGGCGACCAGCGGTAGCACCTATACCGCACTCGGTGACCTGTGGAGCTTCGACCCGATGGCGGGCAGTTGGCAGCAGCACGCACCTGCGGGTGAGCTGCCGGCGGCGCGCCTGTTTCACGCGGGCCTCTACGACGCGAAGCGCGACCGGTTCGTAATCTACGGCGGCACCGACAAGTTTCAGGTCAGCGGCACGATTCAGTACATGCGCGACATCTGGGCGCTCGATCTAGAGACTGTCACCTGGACGCGGTTGACGGATGGACTTGCCACGGGCCCCGATGGGCGCTTCTGGGCAGGGCTCGTCCACGACACGGCTGCTGACGAGTACCTGCTGTTCGGTGGCCATGACGACACGACGCTCGGCAACCGCAACGACGTGTGGCGGTTTGCGCCCGACGGCCTGGCTTGGACCCAGGTCGACCTCGGAGATCCCCTCAAGACCCAGCCCGTGGACTTCTGCAACTTCCCGCCAGACTTCACCGAGGTGAAGGTCGCGCTTCCGGAACGCCGCAGCGCACACAGCATGGTGTATGGCACGACGTGTGGTCGGACCCTGATCTTCGGTGGCAAGACCGACTGCGGCGCCGTGGACGACGTGTGGGGTGTCAAGGCTTTGACCTTCGAAGAACGGTCGGCCGCCACCGAGGGCGAAGTATGTCATCGCTGGCGCCCCGATCCCGGCGCTTGCAGCAACTTGTGCAACTAG
- a CDS encoding SDR family oxidoreductase, with the protein MTDRVAVVTGAGRGIGRAIAELFVREGARVVINDLDDAPAREARDACEGIRAGASVVSLGSVTDPAYTDELMRTAKQTFGGLDVLVNNAGVTRDRMSHKMSDEDWSLVLDVNLKGTFNCIRSAAPYLRDEAKRELDEHGEVQRVRKIVNFFSTAAIRGNPGQANYAAAKMGNVGLTRVIAQEWGRYRVCVNAVAPGFTETRMTAAKAPGAETGIPEAQRQATLGRIPFARFGTPEDVARVVLFFASPLSDYVTGQEVNVSGGLQIP; encoded by the coding sequence ATGACGGATCGAGTGGCCGTCGTGACCGGAGCAGGTCGCGGCATTGGTCGAGCCATTGCCGAACTCTTCGTACGCGAGGGGGCGAGGGTCGTGATCAATGATCTGGACGATGCTCCCGCCCGAGAAGCACGCGACGCTTGCGAAGGAATCCGTGCCGGTGCGAGCGTCGTTTCCCTCGGAAGCGTGACGGACCCCGCGTACACCGACGAGCTGATGCGAACGGCCAAGCAGACCTTCGGCGGTCTCGATGTGCTGGTCAACAACGCGGGGGTGACCCGCGATCGGATGAGTCACAAGATGAGCGACGAGGACTGGTCCCTGGTGCTCGACGTCAACCTGAAGGGCACCTTCAACTGCATTCGTTCGGCGGCTCCCTACCTGCGCGACGAAGCCAAGCGTGAACTCGACGAGCACGGCGAAGTCCAACGCGTGCGCAAGATCGTCAATTTCTTCTCGACCGCAGCGATCCGCGGCAATCCCGGCCAGGCGAACTATGCGGCGGCCAAGATGGGCAACGTGGGTCTGACGCGCGTGATCGCCCAAGAGTGGGGTCGCTATCGCGTGTGCGTGAACGCCGTCGCGCCGGGATTCACCGAGACCCGAATGACGGCGGCCAAGGCGCCAGGCGCCGAGACCGGTATTCCCGAGGCGCAGCGGCAAGCCACCCTGGGGCGTATTCCCTTCGCGCGTTTCGGCACGCCCGAAGACGTGGCTCGAGTCGTGCTGTTCTTTGCTTCGCCGCTCTCCGACTACGTCACGGGCCAGGAGGTCAACGTTTCGGGCGGACTGCAGATCCCCTAG
- a CDS encoding M28 family peptidase, protein MTIVAAKTRTRLRRLLGWRGLALLAASAVLFVLAVVLFGTRMPLDSHRGPLPALDAATEGLAGELRRDTEHLSGQIGERNVGRPEALRRAADWVFDQFNATGLYTERQQFDTNGVQCQNILAYAPGPAPAIFVVGAHYDSAIGTPGADDNATGVAALLALARRFAKRPRQRSLVFVAFANEEPPWFQGPQMGSVRALNLLRERKAEIQGMLSLETLGYYSDAPGSQRYPAPLHLLYPSTGNFVAFVGNMRSRDLVRSSVEAFRAAEPFPSEGAALPDLLPGIGWSDHWAFWQQDIPAIMVTDTAPFRNPHYHQATDRIAELDFQRLARVVRGLEKVIELAQKDR, encoded by the coding sequence ATGACAATTGTGGCAGCGAAGACGCGCACCCGCCTGCGACGATTGCTTGGCTGGCGCGGCCTCGCGCTGCTCGCAGCAAGCGCCGTCTTGTTCGTACTCGCGGTGGTGCTGTTCGGAACACGCATGCCCCTCGATAGCCACCGTGGGCCACTGCCCGCCTTGGACGCCGCGACCGAAGGTCTAGCGGGCGAACTGCGGCGCGACACCGAGCATCTGAGTGGGCAGATCGGAGAGCGAAACGTCGGCAGGCCCGAAGCGCTCAGGCGCGCTGCGGACTGGGTCTTCGACCAGTTCAACGCCACCGGGCTGTACACGGAGCGCCAGCAGTTCGACACCAACGGTGTGCAGTGCCAAAACATCCTCGCCTATGCACCGGGTCCTGCCCCCGCGATCTTCGTGGTGGGCGCTCACTACGATTCGGCGATCGGCACGCCCGGTGCAGACGACAACGCGACGGGCGTGGCTGCGCTATTGGCCTTGGCGCGCCGCTTCGCAAAGCGCCCCCGCCAGCGTTCCCTCGTGTTCGTCGCCTTCGCCAACGAAGAGCCGCCCTGGTTCCAGGGGCCTCAGATGGGAAGCGTGCGCGCGTTGAACCTGCTCCGCGAACGAAAGGCCGAGATCCAGGGAATGCTCAGTTTGGAGACCCTTGGCTACTACTCGGACGCGCCGGGCAGCCAGCGCTATCCCGCCCCGCTGCACTTGCTCTACCCGAGCACCGGCAATTTCGTGGCGTTCGTGGGCAACATGCGCTCGCGGGATCTGGTTCGAAGTTCGGTCGAGGCTTTTCGCGCTGCCGAGCCGTTTCCCAGTGAAGGCGCCGCGCTGCCCGACCTGCTACCGGGTATCGGCTGGTCCGATCATTGGGCCTTCTGGCAACAGGACATTCCGGCGATCATGGTCACGGACACGGCACCCTTTCGCAATCCCCACTATCACCAAGCCACGGACCGAATCGCGGAACTCGATTTCCAGCGCTTGGCGCGGGTGGTGCGTGGCTTGGAGAAAGTGATTGAGCTGGCGCAGAAGGACCGCTGA
- a CDS encoding lamin tail domain-containing protein — translation MRTSSFTLGLMVSVCCAGLSLGACSSSGSGGGGGSPGTGGSNTGGVGAFGATGGVGATGGVGATGGVGATGGAGGASGSGGASGASGSGGAGGGTSADHVLISEVGIEPGGAEFVEIYNPTAAAVDLTNYYLADNSAYHKMTSGPWNPGTNNPGTDWLVQFPAGTQIAPGAVLVVAGEPAAGNDGYETIFGSCPDFTMNSTAAPLTCGGGTKPAMLNPTNGGAGTAKGGFISNSREMVVLFTWDGSSNAVKDVDYVTWGASFDNDTRMDKTGITPYVADTARGSQKAADQGTSPGGGAPWAIQRCQLEPAEKTSGGNGLTGHDETSEDMMASFTNGTPSPGAKNSCLP, via the coding sequence ATGCGAACTTCGAGCTTCACTCTGGGCCTGATGGTGTCGGTATGCTGCGCGGGGCTTTCCCTTGGCGCATGCTCTTCGAGCGGTAGCGGCGGTGGCGGCGGCTCGCCGGGCACTGGCGGCAGCAACACCGGAGGCGTCGGTGCCTTCGGCGCGACGGGCGGCGTCGGTGCCACGGGCGGCGTCGGTGCCACGGGCGGCGTTGGCGCCACAGGCGGTGCGGGTGGTGCCAGCGGTTCTGGCGGCGCGAGTGGCGCGAGCGGCTCGGGAGGCGCTGGCGGCGGCACCAGCGCGGATCACGTGCTCATCAGCGAGGTCGGCATCGAGCCCGGCGGCGCAGAGTTCGTCGAGATCTACAATCCCACGGCCGCAGCCGTTGACCTGACGAACTACTACCTCGCGGACAACTCCGCGTATCACAAGATGACGAGCGGGCCCTGGAACCCGGGAACCAACAATCCGGGCACGGACTGGCTCGTACAGTTCCCCGCCGGAACACAGATCGCGCCGGGAGCGGTGCTGGTCGTGGCGGGTGAACCCGCAGCCGGGAATGACGGCTACGAGACGATCTTCGGGAGTTGCCCGGACTTCACGATGAACTCCACGGCAGCGCCACTCACCTGTGGCGGTGGCACGAAGCCAGCGATGCTCAACCCCACCAACGGTGGTGCGGGCACCGCCAAGGGCGGCTTCATCAGCAACAGCCGCGAGATGGTGGTGCTGTTCACCTGGGACGGTTCCTCCAATGCCGTGAAGGACGTGGACTACGTGACCTGGGGCGCGAGCTTCGACAACGACACTCGCATGGACAAGACCGGTATCACCCCCTACGTGGCTGACACCGCACGCGGCTCGCAGAAGGCGGCCGATCAAGGCACGTCACCCGGAGGCGGCGCCCCCTGGGCCATCCAGCGCTGCCAGCTGGAGCCCGCCGAGAAGACCTCCGGCGGCAACGGTCTGACCGGCCACGACGAGACCAGCGAGGACATGATGGCGTCCTTCACTAACGGCACGCCGTCCCCGGGCGCCAAGAATTCCTGCCTGCCCTGA
- a CDS encoding SRPBCC domain-containing protein, whose amino-acid sequence MQVRTEVEIAAPPERVWEVLVDFARYPEWNPFMVKIDGSPKEGAQLNVLMALPDGSEHRVRPTLLKVVPARELRWVGRVGADFLLRAEHSFELSSNDGGHTILHHNEDFRGVLVKLITRTLVHTARAFVGMNEALKKRVEQS is encoded by the coding sequence ATGCAAGTCCGAACCGAGGTCGAGATTGCAGCACCGCCCGAGCGTGTCTGGGAAGTCCTGGTGGACTTCGCGCGCTATCCCGAGTGGAACCCCTTCATGGTGAAGATCGACGGAAGCCCGAAGGAGGGCGCCCAGTTGAACGTGCTGATGGCGCTACCCGATGGCAGCGAGCACCGCGTGCGCCCCACGCTGCTCAAGGTCGTGCCTGCGCGAGAACTACGCTGGGTAGGGCGCGTCGGTGCCGACTTCCTGCTGCGTGCAGAGCACTCCTTCGAACTTTCCTCGAACGACGGCGGGCACACGATCCTGCACCACAACGAGGACTTCCGCGGCGTGCTCGTCAAGTTGATCACGCGGACGCTCGTGCACACTGCTCGCGCCTTCGTCGGCATGAACGAAGCGTTGAAGAAGCGTGTCGAGCAGTCGTGA
- a CDS encoding diacylglycerol kinase family protein — MSRPIAVIINPNAGRHRPQADAARIRAILGWHGKVFETESEHAVGPAVDEALEAGARVIAICGGDGTLGGVLNALRERRPIAELPLLMPTNSGTIDFVARKIGIKGSAEAILSRLAARVASGLNPTRVEIDSLELSGELRDADGSVRDFDLLGFALAAGGIGQRFFSKYYEEPSLGAMAIVRVVALAVGSFALDRVGVPVAEGYLSYGRDVFRPTRARVVIDGVAVPGERHGAIHAGAFDVSLGGVFRVFPFASERGVIHYQAGEIIPTEMIRALPALVRGKPIPSKKLVEARGHEMRVTPTTDEPLSLILDGECIDGVLDLRVRPGPRVGIALV; from the coding sequence GTGTCCCGTCCCATCGCCGTCATCATCAACCCGAACGCCGGGCGACACCGACCCCAGGCCGATGCAGCCCGGATCCGCGCCATCTTGGGCTGGCACGGCAAGGTGTTCGAAACGGAATCAGAGCACGCGGTGGGGCCAGCGGTAGACGAGGCACTCGAGGCTGGTGCGCGTGTCATTGCCATCTGCGGTGGCGACGGAACCTTGGGTGGGGTGCTCAATGCGCTCCGCGAGCGTCGCCCGATTGCGGAACTGCCGCTGCTGATGCCGACGAACAGCGGCACCATCGACTTCGTCGCGCGCAAGATCGGCATCAAAGGAAGTGCTGAGGCAATTTTGTCGCGGCTCGCCGCGCGCGTGGCATCCGGATTGAATCCAACCCGCGTGGAGATCGACAGCCTCGAACTGAGCGGGGAACTCCGTGACGCCGACGGCTCCGTGCGAGACTTCGACCTACTGGGCTTCGCCCTGGCGGCGGGCGGCATCGGCCAGCGCTTCTTTTCGAAGTACTACGAGGAGCCGTCCTTGGGCGCGATGGCGATCGTGCGCGTGGTCGCTCTAGCGGTGGGCTCCTTTGCGCTGGACCGAGTGGGCGTCCCGGTGGCCGAAGGATACTTGAGCTACGGTCGCGACGTCTTTCGCCCAACTCGAGCCCGGGTCGTCATCGACGGGGTGGCGGTGCCAGGCGAACGCCACGGGGCCATACACGCCGGCGCCTTCGACGTGTCCCTTGGTGGGGTGTTCCGTGTGTTTCCGTTCGCGTCGGAGCGTGGGGTGATTCACTACCAGGCGGGCGAGATCATTCCGACGGAGATGATTCGCGCGCTGCCGGCACTGGTTCGCGGCAAGCCCATTCCCAGCAAGAAGCTCGTGGAAGCCCGAGGCCACGAGATGCGGGTGACTCCCACCACCGACGAACCCCTTTCGCTCATCCTCGACGGCGAATGCATCGACGGCGTCCTGGACCTGCGGGTGCGCCCGGGGCCGCGGGTCGGGATCGCCTTGGTGTAG
- a CDS encoding thioesterase family protein, with translation MTEHKTRYRVRVRFGDTDLMGIVHHAVYLSYFEAGRVEHLRRRGIDAEGWGARGLHFPVVDAALRYRRPARFDQVLVVETWLAKLTRVTLEFAYHVRCAASDALLAEGSTRLACVDNDHRPVRVPADLASLILGPEVAPRPESDV, from the coding sequence ATGACCGAGCACAAGACGCGCTACCGCGTGCGAGTTCGCTTTGGCGACACGGATCTGATGGGGATCGTGCATCACGCGGTCTACCTCTCCTATTTCGAAGCGGGTCGCGTCGAACACCTTCGGCGGCGTGGTATCGACGCTGAGGGCTGGGGCGCTCGCGGCCTGCACTTCCCGGTGGTGGACGCTGCGCTTCGCTATCGCCGACCCGCGCGCTTCGACCAAGTCCTGGTGGTGGAAACGTGGCTAGCCAAACTCACTCGGGTGACTCTCGAGTTCGCCTACCACGTGCGCTGCGCGGCAAGCGACGCTCTCCTCGCCGAGGGCAGCACGCGCCTGGCATGTGTCGACAACGACCACAGGCCCGTGCGGGTGCCTGCAGATCTGGCCTCGCTGATCCTCGGGCCGGAAGTCGCGCCCCGCCCCGAGTCCGACGTGTGA
- a CDS encoding universal stress protein yields MTEPPPPPPVPQTYRIVVGIDYSELSAAALEAAMVLALERDGMIYALTVAEDGLPRPAELMEEVRQKFQEEARGALDAYVTQRVAEFEGRGFKLNKKRIASAVDFGKPAKAIVDLAAEVGADLIIVGTHGRTGLSRLMLGSVAEATVKEATCPVLVMRPKAHSPK; encoded by the coding sequence ATGACCGAGCCGCCCCCGCCGCCCCCGGTGCCGCAAACCTACAGGATCGTGGTCGGCATCGACTACTCGGAGCTGTCCGCGGCGGCGCTCGAAGCCGCGATGGTGCTGGCGCTCGAGCGCGACGGCATGATCTACGCTCTGACGGTCGCCGAGGACGGACTGCCACGTCCCGCCGAACTGATGGAAGAGGTTCGCCAAAAGTTCCAGGAAGAAGCGCGTGGTGCCCTGGACGCCTACGTCACACAGCGCGTGGCGGAGTTCGAGGGCAGAGGCTTCAAACTCAACAAGAAGCGCATCGCGTCGGCGGTGGACTTCGGCAAGCCCGCCAAGGCCATCGTCGATCTGGCGGCGGAGGTCGGCGCCGACTTGATCATCGTCGGCACGCACGGTCGTACCGGGCTGTCGCGCCTGATGCTCGGGTCCGTGGCCGAGGCCACCGTGAAAGAGGCGACGTGCCCCGTGCTGGTCATGCGCCCGAAGGCGCACTCTCCAAAGTGA
- a CDS encoding histone deacetylase translates to MNLASLRRRGARMGRQLERLLHGPRLAFWFDASYRLPLASVEALTGMEPRRADLVISFLHSLGVLRERDLRKPTRVRFEDLCRVHTTQWLEEIHEPQTLARVFAVDASDVVVGEVLDTLRFACGGTLEAARASLLAHGPTMNLLGGFHHAGPQRGGGFCAVNDIAVAIRALRAEGFDKRVVVLDLDAHPPDGTAECFPRDPSVWIGSLSGADWGPMPGVDETVLPSQCDDSTYLAALAQLLSRMPPAGLCFVIAGGDVLEVDRLGGLSLSVSGAFERDRLVARKLEGTPQVWIPGGGYSNDAWRVLAGTALALLGRPPTHLSADIDPLALSFARISQGLEAERLGADIQLTEADIFADLGARGMQEAKLLGFYTASGLEFALARFGILSHLRRLGYGAFRVVVDGDDRGDRMRVFASSDGAEHLLFETVLEKRMLADRPVLYVHWLTLRNPRGKFSNVRPKLPGQEEPGLGLAQEAGQLLARMAERLGLEGIAFRPAWLHTAYAARHRMRFADAARQGRFQALLRDLSHLPLRDVSMALAEGLVRLNGEPYTWEADEMVRWLDREAMQDDATERAAEAAHFTLESAPSGA, encoded by the coding sequence ATGAACCTCGCTTCGCTCCGGCGCCGCGGCGCACGCATGGGGCGCCAGCTCGAGCGACTGCTACACGGTCCACGCCTCGCGTTTTGGTTCGATGCCAGCTATCGCTTGCCCCTGGCGTCGGTGGAAGCGCTGACGGGCATGGAGCCGCGGCGAGCAGACCTGGTGATCAGCTTTCTGCATTCCCTAGGGGTGCTACGGGAACGCGATCTGCGCAAACCAACGCGGGTTCGCTTCGAAGATCTGTGCCGGGTGCACACGACTCAATGGTTGGAGGAGATTCACGAACCCCAAACGCTGGCTCGAGTGTTCGCCGTAGACGCGTCGGACGTAGTGGTCGGCGAGGTGCTGGACACATTGCGCTTTGCTTGCGGTGGCACGCTCGAGGCGGCGCGGGCGAGCCTGCTGGCGCACGGCCCCACGATGAACCTGCTTGGCGGCTTCCACCACGCCGGGCCCCAGCGGGGCGGCGGCTTCTGCGCCGTCAACGACATCGCGGTGGCCATTCGCGCTTTGCGGGCGGAGGGGTTCGACAAGCGTGTGGTGGTGCTGGATCTGGATGCGCACCCCCCGGATGGCACCGCTGAGTGCTTTCCCCGGGATCCGTCGGTGTGGATCGGTTCTCTGTCGGGCGCCGACTGGGGGCCGATGCCCGGAGTCGACGAAACGGTATTGCCATCGCAATGCGACGACTCGACCTACCTGGCGGCGCTCGCGCAGCTGCTCTCGCGCATGCCGCCCGCAGGCCTTTGCTTCGTGATTGCCGGTGGTGACGTGCTGGAGGTGGATCGTTTGGGGGGCTTGTCGTTGTCCGTGTCCGGCGCCTTCGAGCGTGATCGCTTGGTCGCCAGGAAGCTGGAGGGCACGCCACAGGTGTGGATACCTGGAGGTGGCTACAGCAACGACGCCTGGCGCGTCCTTGCCGGCACGGCCCTGGCACTGTTGGGGCGTCCGCCCACGCACTTGTCAGCGGACATCGATCCTTTGGCGTTGTCTTTCGCGCGCATCAGTCAGGGCTTGGAAGCGGAGCGACTGGGTGCGGACATTCAGCTGACGGAAGCGGACATCTTCGCCGATCTGGGAGCCCGCGGAATGCAGGAAGCCAAGCTGCTGGGCTTCTATACGGCGTCTGGGCTCGAGTTTGCATTGGCTCGCTTTGGCATCCTGAGCCACTTGCGCCGTCTGGGCTACGGTGCGTTTCGTGTGGTCGTCGACGGCGACGACCGCGGTGATCGCATGCGCGTGTTCGCCAGCAGTGACGGCGCCGAGCACCTTCTGTTCGAGACCGTGCTGGAGAAGCGAATGCTCGCTGATCGCCCCGTGTTGTACGTGCATTGGCTGACCTTGCGCAATCCGCGGGGGAAGTTCTCGAACGTGCGGCCCAAGCTGCCAGGGCAAGAAGAACCTGGGCTCGGCTTGGCGCAAGAGGCAGGGCAACTCCTGGCGCGGATGGCCGAGCGACTGGGGCTAGAGGGCATCGCCTTTCGGCCAGCGTGGCTGCACACGGCCTATGCGGCGCGGCATCGCATGCGCTTCGCAGACGCCGCAAGACAGGGGCGGTTCCAGGCACTCTTGCGCGACCTGAGTCACCTGCCTTTGCGCGATGTTTCAATGGCGCTGGCGGAGGGCCTCGTCCGTCTCAATGGCGAACCTTACACCTGGGAAGCCGACGAGATGGTGCGCTGGCTCGACCGCGAAGCCATGCAGGACGACGCCACGGAACGCGCTGCGGAGGCAGCGCACTTCACTTTGGAGAGTGCGCCTTCGGGCGCATGA
- a CDS encoding universal stress protein — translation MAINRILVPVDYSDRCREALDYALYLASKLGAAVDVVHVWDRPAYVPETLVIGKPGTAPKSLGDLIRENAETEMMEFLSATSVPPGVTLSHHLESGEPATTILDTGQRTSADLIVMGTHGRTGVRHFLLGSVAEKLVRLSPVPVVTVPSIGEE, via the coding sequence ATGGCCATCAACCGAATCCTAGTTCCTGTCGACTACTCGGATCGCTGTCGGGAAGCTCTCGACTACGCGCTCTATTTGGCCAGCAAGTTGGGGGCGGCGGTGGACGTCGTACACGTGTGGGATAGGCCGGCCTACGTGCCGGAGACACTCGTTATCGGAAAACCAGGCACCGCACCGAAGAGCCTGGGTGACCTGATTCGTGAAAATGCCGAGACGGAGATGATGGAATTCCTGAGTGCGACCTCGGTGCCACCGGGGGTCACCCTCAGTCACCACCTCGAGTCCGGGGAGCCCGCGACGACGATTCTCGACACAGGCCAGCGCACCTCCGCCGACCTCATCGTCATGGGTACCCACGGGCGGACGGGGGTACGTCACTTTCTACTAGGGAGCGTAGCGGAGAAGCTAGTGCGGCTCAGTCCCGTGCCGGTCGTGACGGTGCCCAGTATCGGCGAGGAATGA
- a CDS encoding CrcB family protein translates to MLKWVLLALAGAAGTGLRVWLSGVVQRSLGTSFPWGTAVVNVLGCLLFGIVYAGLEGRTHVSPVYKLVLIGGFMGAFTTFSTFVYEAEALIVDGRLGAAALDVLGQSLAGLAAMVAGLALGRAL, encoded by the coding sequence ATGCTCAAGTGGGTGCTATTGGCGTTGGCAGGCGCGGCCGGAACGGGCCTCAGAGTCTGGCTCTCGGGCGTGGTTCAACGCTCGCTCGGCACCAGCTTTCCTTGGGGCACGGCAGTGGTCAACGTACTGGGCTGTCTGCTGTTTGGTATCGTCTACGCCGGGTTGGAGGGGCGCACCCATGTATCGCCAGTCTACAAGTTGGTTTTGATCGGTGGGTTCATGGGGGCGTTCACCACATTTTCGACCTTCGTATACGAGGCGGAAGCTCTGATAGTTGACGGTCGGCTAGGTGCCGCGGCACTAGACGTGCTAGGGCAGAGCCTCGCGGGATTGGCCGCAATGGTTGCCGGTCTCGCTTTGGGTCGAGCTCTCTGA
- a CDS encoding FHA domain-containing protein — translation MSGDETDGEETLSIERGPVLEAMRQLRKPFSLQQVQGPGAPQSFQLLLPEVVIGRSLQAHISLDSGSLSRRHVTLTRKGLEYVCSDLGSKNGFYVNGVRAHSAVLRDGDTLQLGEVVFLYREGDT, via the coding sequence GTGAGCGGCGACGAGACAGACGGCGAGGAGACCCTCTCCATCGAGCGAGGCCCAGTGCTCGAGGCCATGCGTCAACTGCGCAAACCCTTCAGCCTTCAGCAGGTGCAGGGCCCCGGCGCGCCCCAGAGTTTTCAATTGCTCCTGCCCGAGGTCGTCATCGGTCGGTCGCTACAGGCCCACATCTCGCTGGACTCGGGCTCGCTATCGAGGCGCCACGTCACGCTGACGCGTAAGGGCCTCGAGTACGTCTGCAGTGACCTGGGAAGCAAGAATGGCTTCTACGTGAACGGCGTGAGGGCGCACTCCGCCGTCCTGCGAGACGGCGATACCTTGCAGCTGGGCGAAGTGGTATTCCTGTATCGCGAAGGGGACACATGA
- a CDS encoding MBL fold metallo-hydrolase has product MKTLVRFWGTRGSIPTPGNRTRRYGGNTSCVSLDIGGALFICDGGTGLRELGVSLMADRGNQPLEAHLFFSHTHWDHIQGFPFFMPAYSERNALYVYDATREDDRVRQLLLGQMSHDYFPVTFRDLGSQITSRNLEQGETLLEGVRIRHREQVHPGKSFAYSFEVAGKKVVYATDSELDLSIRNRDASETDLGSLRELPAELVRFVADADLLIADGQYTDEEYPSKRGWGHARANTVVDLAVQAGVKQCAIFHHDPMHSDEHVDQIVAGGQARARRHGSQVQVFAAREGIELSV; this is encoded by the coding sequence ATGAAGACCTTGGTGCGGTTTTGGGGCACGCGCGGCTCCATCCCAACACCCGGTAATCGAACGCGACGCTACGGCGGCAACACTTCCTGCGTGAGCCTAGACATCGGCGGCGCCTTGTTCATCTGCGACGGCGGCACCGGCCTGCGCGAGCTGGGGGTGTCGTTGATGGCGGATCGAGGCAACCAGCCCCTCGAGGCGCACCTCTTCTTCAGCCACACGCACTGGGACCACATTCAGGGTTTTCCCTTCTTCATGCCCGCCTATTCCGAGCGCAACGCGCTCTACGTGTACGACGCCACTCGCGAGGATGACCGGGTGCGTCAGTTGCTTCTGGGCCAAATGAGCCACGACTACTTCCCGGTCACGTTTCGCGACTTGGGTTCACAGATCACCTCGCGCAATCTGGAGCAGGGCGAGACGCTGCTCGAAGGCGTGCGTATTCGCCACCGAGAACAGGTGCACCCGGGCAAAAGCTTTGCCTACAGCTTCGAAGTCGCAGGAAAAAAGGTGGTCTACGCGACGGACAGCGAGCTGGATCTCTCCATCCGCAACCGAGACGCCTCCGAGACCGACCTCGGGTCGCTACGGGAGCTACCGGCGGAACTAGTGCGCTTCGTCGCAGATGCGGATCTGCTCATTGCGGACGGTCAGTACACGGACGAAGAGTACCCATCCAAGCGAGGCTGGGGTCATGCGCGCGCCAACACCGTGGTCGACTTGGCCGTGCAGGCGGGCGTCAAGCAGTGCGCCATCTTTCACCACGACCCGATGCACTCGGACGAGCACGTGGATCAGATCGTCGCGGGCGGACAAGCGCGCGCCCGAAGACATGGTTCCCAAGTACAAGTCTTCGCGGCACGTGAAGGCATCGAGCTCAGCGTTTGA